One genomic window of Oncorhynchus clarkii lewisi isolate Uvic-CL-2024 chromosome 5, UVic_Ocla_1.0, whole genome shotgun sequence includes the following:
- the LOC139409837 gene encoding ankyrin repeat domain-containing protein 55 has translation MEFSASSVFDQQKDSAEEVDLNVVYQAAANGDVNTLTATIREDPSILEYCDGEGSTPLMHAVSGRQVDTVKLLLKMGTSINTQDACGRTSLSLATYLGWLEGCVCLLRNGAKQNIPDKNGRLPLHAATAEIDLKLMAVLLQQSTACEINHQDNEGMTALHWASFHNRPEHVQALLQKGADPTLVDKDFKTALHWAVQSGSIFMCSLILEHSLGSSVINYDDENGKTCVHIAAAAGYSAILYELARFAETNLQALDVDERTPLHWAAAAGKEDCVQALLQLGVETGPRDINENTPLTYAMYCGHTACIKLLSADNRSNSARKLPSQGSDPSQLPSQGRDPSQLPSQGSDPSQLPSQGSDPSQLPSQSSDPSQLPSQGSDPSQLPSQGSDPSQLPSQGSDPSQLPSQGSDPSQLPSQVCDPAQLPSQGSDPSQLPSQRSDPCQLPSQGSDPSQLPSQESDPSQLSSQGSDPSQKKEGKFRMLNQIFSCKRKEHYTTRKRELGRDGHLREETSEVDDIITMFDCLADSSSAKELENERSKVRKRPSIEAAQKLNPLDIRTAKDYKGLPPIRTQSLPPINLGTSLLAISQSAVEQSQATRPMVNHFAHRSQKSKSEHDLFDSRPKGQALVSHSWKTEANQSILAHKSWISPPPERLLDKLYHETYGPTDVVCPHQAPYIQKNEQAPNTHLLTLDRLNMRETALTRNCLAPIRDHCTHRFSLPPDQVSKGVRKSKSLPLNTLCRGQGGLPPPVISKTQRPGIPQSPSLCSFLPMLNGDPLRSVQVLPAIPSQRKYSPTVGQPKIDTLSKLDNRT, from the exons ATGGAGTTCAGCGCGTCATCTGTGTTTGACCAGCAGAAAG ATTCTGCTGAAGAAGTGGATCTGAACGTCGTTTACCAAGCAGCCGCCAATGGGGATGTCAACACATTAACAGCAACCATACGGGAGGATCCCTCCATTTTGGAGTACTGTGATGGTGAAG GCTCCACCCCTTTGATGCATGCGGTGTCGGGGAGGCAGGTGGACACGGTGAAACTCCTGCTGAAGATGGGTACCTCCATCAATACCCAGGATGCCTGTGGAAGGACTTCGCTCTCCCTAGCGACATATCTG ggGTGGCTCGAAGGCTGCGTGTGTTTGCTGCGAAATGGAGCCAAGCAAAACATCCCCGATAAAAATGGTCGCCTGCCTCTTCACGCAGCGACCGCTGAGATCGACCTCAA acTCATGGCAGTCCTGCTGCAGCAATCGACTGCGTGTGAAATCAACCACCAAGACAACGAG GGCATGACTGCTCTTCATTGGGCATCTTTCCACAACCGTCCTGAGCATGTGCAGGCTCTCCTGCAGAAAGGGGCGGATCCCACACTGGTGGACAAGGACTTCAAGACAGCCCTCCATTGGGCAGTACAG aGTGGCAGCATATTCATGTGTTCTCTCATCCTGGAGCACAGCCTTGGCTCCTCGGTCATCAACTACGACGACGAAAACGGAAAGACCTGCGTGCACATCGCCGCTGCCGCTGGATACAGCGCCATCCTCTATGAGTTGGCGCGCTTTGCCGAGACTAACCTGCAGGCCCTGGATGTGGACGAACG GACCCCTCTTCATTGGGCGGCAGCAGCGGGGAAGGAGGACTGTGTCCAGGCCTTACTGCAACTAGGGGTGGAGACAGGGCCCAGGGACATCAACGAGAACACACCGCTCACATATGCAATGTACTGTGGCCACACTGCCTGCATCAAGCTGCTCTCAGCTGACAACAG ATCCAATTCAGCCAGAAAGCTGCCTTCCCAGGGCAGTGATCCATCCCAGCTGCCTTCCCAGGGCAGAGACCCATCCCAGCTGCCTTCCCAGGGCAGTGATCCATCCCAGCTACCTTCCCAGGGCAGTGATCCATCCCAGCTACCTTCCCAGAGCAGTGATCCATCCCAGCTGCCTTCCCAGGGGAGTGACCCATCCCAGCTGCCTTCCCAGGGGAGTGACCCATCCCAGCTGCCTTCCCAGGGGAGTGACCCATCCCAGCTGCCTTCCCAGGGCAGTGATCCATCCCAGCTGCCTTCCCAGGTGTGTGACCCAGCCCAGCTGCCTTCCCAGGGCAGTGATCCATCCCAGCTGCCTTCTCAGAGGAGTGACCCATGCCAGCTGCCTTCCCAGGGCAGTGATCCATCCCAGCTGCCTTCTCAGGAGAGTGACCCATCCCAGCTGTCTTCCCAGGGGAGTGACCCATCCCAGAAGAAGGAGGGCAAGTTCCGCATGCTCAACCAGATTTTCTCTTGCAAGAGGAAGGAGCACTACACCACCCGCAAGAGAGAGCTGGGCCGCGACGGACACCTGAGGGAGGAGACCTCAGAGGTGGATGACATCATCACCATGTTCGATTGTCTGGCTGACTCCTCTTCAGCCAAGGAGCTTGAAAACGAACGCTCCAAAGTCAGGAAACGGCCTTCGATCGAAGCAGCGCAGAAACTCAATCCACTCGACATCCGGACGGCGAAGGACTACAAGGGACTGCCTCCTATACGGACGCAAAGCCTTCCGCCCATCAATCTGGGCACGTCTTTGTTGGCCATCTCCCAGAGTGCTGTGGAGCAGAGTCAAGCCACGAGGCCGATGGTCAACCACTTTGCACACCGCTCTCAGAAAAGCAAGAGTGAGCATGACTTATTTGACAGCAGGCCGAAGGGACAAGCGTTGGTCAGTCATTCCTGGAAGACCGAGGCCAATCAGTCCATTTTGGCCCACAAATCCTGGATATCACCCCCACCAGAAAGGCTGTTGGACAAACTGTACCATGAGACTTATGGACCTACTGATGTCGTCTGCCCACACCAAGCCCCATACATACAGAAGAACGAACAAG CTCCAAATACACACCTGCTAACTCTGGACAGGTTAAACATGAGGGAGACTGCACTAACACGGAACTGCTTGGCCCCCATTCGTGACCACTGTACACACCGGT TCTCCTTGCCACCAGACCAAGTCTCTAAAGGGGTGAGGAAGTCCAAGTCCCTGCCTCTCAACACCCTTTGTCGGGGACAAGGGGGTCTCCCGCCGCCAGTGATCTCCAAGACCCAGAGGCCAGGGATCCCCCAAAGCCCGTCCTTGTGCTCCTTCCTGCCCATGCTGAATGGAGACCCTCTGAGGAGCGTGCAGGTGCTCCCTGCCATCCCATCCCAGAGGAAATACAGCCCCACTGTGGGCCAACCCAAAATAGACACCCTCAGTAAACTGGACAACAGAACCTGA